The following coding sequences lie in one Aspergillus puulaauensis MK2 DNA, chromosome 3, nearly complete sequence genomic window:
- a CDS encoding uncharacterized protein (COG:S;~EggNog:ENOG410PKVD;~InterPro:IPR013744,IPR029058;~PFAM:PF08538) gives MTASYPGTLHNYAPRLVAFEFGSLSTPKPHSLLFIGGLTDGLYTVPYVQEIAKALESTEWSIYQLQLSSSYSGWGIGSLDQDVEEIGQCVEYVRNLKKNSTSNGNAGKVVIMGHSTGSQDVLHYVYSENPLPRNPDADGVQGLTRPAVDGAIMQAPVSDREAILQTAKESSEAREAYDALVKFAQEQPARTLCPLNLTGLVGLEPSTPVNARRFWSLASPESPAKPSEDDLFSTDITDERLGETFGQVATRGLLRSTLVALYSGNDEYAPNGVDKEALMARWKRATDVGGEKKWDDEASGIIPGASHNVRDEGQAWLIEHVLNYLNRV, from the exons ATGACCGCATCATATCCGGGTACCTTACACAACTAT GCTCCGCGCTTGGTAGCCTTCGAATTCGGCTCTCTAAGCACCCCCAAGCCACACAGTCTCCTCTTCATTGGCGGTCTCACGGACGGCCTCTACACAGTTCCATACGTCCAGGAAATTGCAAAAGCCTTGGAGTCCACAGAATGGTCCATTTACCAGCTCCAactctcctcttcctacAGCGGCTGGGGCATCGGTAGTCTCGACCAAGACGTCGAAGAGATCGGCCAATGCGTCGAGTATGTCCGTAACCTGAAAAAGAACTCCACCTCAAATGGCAATGCCGGCAAGGTCGTCATCATGGGCCATTCAACAGGGAGCCAGGATGTCCTGCACTACGTGTACTCAGAGAATCCACTCCCACGCAACCCCGATGCTGATGGTGTACAAGGCCTTACCCGTCCGGCTGTAGATGGGGCGATCATGCAGGCACCCGTATCTGATCGGGAAGCGATACTGCAGACCGCGAAGGAGAGCTCGGAAGCCCGGGAGGCATATGACGCACTGGTGAAATTTGCACAGGAGCAACCAGCTCGTACGCTTTGCCCTCTAAATCTTACAGGACTAGTTGGGTTGGAACCTTCTACGCCAGTTAATGCGAGGAGATTTTGGAGCCTCGCGAGCCCTGAAAGCCCTGCAAAACCGTCGGAGGATGACCTCTTTAGCACGGATATAACGGATGAAAGACTTGGTGAAACATTTGGGCAGGTTGCGACACGGGGCCTGTTACGGAGTACTCTTGTTGCACTCTACTCTGGAAACGACGAGTACGCACCAAACGGTGTTGATAAGGAGGCTTTGATGGCGCGATGGAAGCGAGCAACCGACgttggaggggagaagaagtgggatgatgaggctAGTGGAATCATTCCTGGGGCGAGTCACAATGTCCGAGACGAGGGACAGGCATGGTTGATCGAGCATGTTCTGAACTACTTGAATCGGGTTTGA
- the DPM1 gene encoding dolichyl-phosphate beta-D-mannosyltransferase (BUSCO:EOG09264272;~CAZy:GT2_Glycos_transf;~COG:M;~EggNog:ENOG410PGFH;~InterPro:IPR001173,IPR029044,IPR039528;~PFAM:PF00535,PF13641;~go_function: GO:0004582 - dolichyl-phosphate beta-D-mannosyltransferase activity [Evidence IEA]), translating into MAPKGTKYSVILPTYNERRNLPIICWLLERTFRENNLDWEVIIVDDGSPDGTLEIAKQLQNVWGAEHIVLKPRAGKLGLGTAYVHGLQYTTGNFVIIMDADFSHHPKFIPEMVRIQKETDADIVTGTRYASRDNIQGGVFGWDLFRKFTSRTANLIADVMLMPGVSDLTGSFRLYKKSVLDKVIHSTQSKGYSFQMEMMVRAKAMGFKVAECPITFVDRLYGESKLGGSEIVEYLKGVFNLWLRV; encoded by the exons ATGGCTCCCAAGGGCACCAAGTACTCCGTCATCCTCCCTACTTACAATGAGCGGAGGAACCTCCCTATCATATGCTGGCTCCTGGAGCGGACATTTCGAGAGAA CAACCTAGATTGGGaggtcatcatcgtcgacgaCGGCTCCCCCGACGGCACCCTCGAGATCGCCAAACAGCTCCAAAATGTCTGGGGCGCCGAACACATCGTCCTCAAGCCTCGTGCTGGTAAGCTCGGTCTTGGAACTGCATATGTTCACGGGCTGCAGTATACCACCGGAAACTTCGTTATAATCATGGACGCCGACTTCAGCCACCACCCCAAGTTCATCCCCGAGATGGTTCGCATTCAAAAGGAGACAGACGCCGATATCGTCACCGGCACGCGCTACGCCTCCCGCGATAACATTCAGGGTGGTGTGTTTGGATGGGATTTATTCCGGAAGTTCACCTCGCGGACGGCGAACTTGATCGCGGACGTGATGCTCATGCCGGGTGTTAGTGATTTGACGGGCAGCTTCCGGTTGTACAAGAAGAGCGTGTTGGACAAGGTGATCCATAGCACGCAGAGCAAAGGATACAGTTTccagatggagatgatggtTAGGGCGAAGGCGATGGGATTCAAGGTTGCCGAGTGCCCGATTACCTTCGTTGACCGACTGTACGGAGAGAGTAAGCTCGGAGGCTCCGAAATTGTGGAATATCTGAAGGGAGTCTTCAACCTTTGGCTGAGGGTTTGA
- a CDS encoding uncharacterized protein (COG:S;~EggNog:ENOG410PZN1) has protein sequence MNSLLCTSRSLRATKPTTRLPVFLQGQIQQRLNSHSSYGNGETKSEDDRNRPTRDIEHPGPPPPNVKSENSSKSQPSYKQSESPTGEVEEDINMRPSNKAKPTITDGHQSENVDKEGNMPPNVPEDVKRHNEDIDKRPDKPYNRTKDE, from the exons ATGAACTCGCTCCTCTGCACTAGTCGCTCACTTCGAGCCACCAAGCCTACAACGCGATTGCCCGTCTTTCTCCAAGGTCAAATCCAACAGCGACTGAACAGCCATAGCTCCTACGGCAATGGCGAAACTAAATCTGAAGACGATAGAAACAGACCTACCCGTGACATAGAGCATCCAG gaccaccaccacccaacgTCAAGAGTGAGAACAGCTCCAAGTCACAGCCGTCATACAAGCAGTCTGAGTCGCCGACCGGAGAGGTAGAAGAAGACATCAATATGAGGCCGTCCAACAAGGCTAAGCCGACCATCACGGATGGCCACCAGTCGGAGAATGTTGACAAGGAAGGGAATATGCCGCCCAATGTTCCCGAAGATGTGAAAAGGCACAATGAAGATATCGATAAGCGGCCCGACAAGCCGTACAATCGGACTAAGGATGAATGA
- a CDS encoding uncharacterized protein (COG:S;~EggNog:ENOG410PQ9Z;~TransMembrane:1 (o354-380i)), with amino-acid sequence MSGRLSSDHSRSFSQSSRSRSGPSHDPDSMPHPSTPGRSSNPNVFSDEYSLENLDSEQATLTPRSLSISSVASSHTLRSSLPHHQKPYNTSPNDDELLENPFRDEARVSFEDDTANRFSLPQKGFDLSYRNSVNSNSTAPSTAQRSQSTSSRFSIPPRALSPYTGATGPSHPYAMYPQVGVSRSPSVATTSTIRPVDGPLTESNGPQHPYAMYSQNVVVEEGLEDPVIPLGFPGHLQEAYQRPPNRAADDVGDLIGPDGYTEQLPPYSRYPEGTSPKLEATTVVLPEAPALADQANGNNERDAATSDVSSGTLVVGNQPTARGSGAPDEPPPTGVMAFEEKLKRRGKKRVCCGLPVWTLILISVVMIVGGSIGGAIGGILGAKKAAEEATSSATPTVITSTVPPRTDATPLSTPPHGLPDLSVGTFAIPAAPKNQSKFCIEDQEQTPSWGCYNQKPIPIKIGGDEDDRTIDFYSDPLPKTLTYGAQAPFFTEPSMPLKLVMDTTDLSLGPALSFFTFFDKLVVVPEDTFSSSDVSKRSVSENDVLAGIHRKRSSDIGDRPWFCWWNGTSMEFFLYLNQTTRDWRSDHDSATKTSSKDSPTRRSDAPLPNYDRRIKIDEKRDNADAQSPYCQQMQVMRDGSIESVSTDTIGISVNEPTATTTVKGSGGATQTYTAKVQYQSVCYCASLTD; translated from the coding sequence ATGTCCGGGCGTCTATCTTCCGACCATTCTCGCTCCTTCTCGCAGTCTTCTCGGTCTCGATCGGGACCGTCTCACGACCCTGATTCAATGCCTCACCCATCTACTCCTGGCCGGTCATCGAACCCCAATGTATTTTCAGACGAGTACTCTTTGGAAAATTTAGATTCGGAACAAGCGACCCTCACGCCTCGAAGTTTGTCGATTTCATCTGTCGCCTCATCTCACACGCTTCGATCATCGCTACCCCATCACCAGAAGCCATACAATACATCCCCAAACGACGATGAACTACTAGAGAATCCGTTTCGGGATGAAGCCCGGGTTTCATTTGAAGATGATACCGCTAATCGATTTAGTCTGCCCCAGAAAGGGTTTGACCTATCGTATCGCAACTCAGTCAATTCGAATTCAACAGCGCCCTCGACCGCGCAGCGCAGTCAAAGCACATCGTCTCGCTTTTCGATACCACCTCGTGCTCTTAGTCCTTACACCGGAGCCACTGGGCCCAGTCACCCGTACGCGATGTACCCGCAGGTCGGCGTTAGTCGCTCACCGAGTGTAGCCACTACTTCGACCATTCGTCCAGTGGATGGTCCCCTGACTGAGTCAAACGGCCCGCAACATCCTTACGCGATGTATTCCCAGAATGTTGTGGTGGAGGAAGGCTTGGAAGACCCAGTCATACCTCTGGGCTTTCCAGGACACCTCCAAGAAGCATACCAAAGACCACCCAATCGTGCTGCTGACGACGTGGGTGATCTGATTGGACCAGATGGGTATACTGAACAACTCCCACCTTATTCTCGTTACCCTGAGGGGACCTCCCCGAAGCTAGAAGCGACGACTGTTGTGCTCCCGGAAGCCCCAGCCCTCGCGGATCAAGCCAATGGTAACAACGAGCGAGATGCTGCTACGTCGGACGTATCGTCAGGAACCCTGGTTGTCGGAAATCAACCGACCGCACGCGGGAGTGGAGCCCCAGACGAGCCACCACCAACCGGTGTTATGGCCTTTGAAGAAAAGTTAAAGAGGAGGGGCAAGAAAAGAGTATGTTGCGGGCTGCCGGTTTGGACattaattttaatatctGTCGTCATGATCGTTGGAGGAAGCATTGGAGGAGCTATTGGCGGTATATTAGGCGCCAAAAAGGCTGCGGAAGAGGCGACCTCTTCCGCAACTCCAACTGTCATTACCTCGACGGTCCCTCCTCGAACAGATGCAACCCCACTATCGACCCCTCCGCACGGCCTGCCAGATCTCAGTGTAGGCACCTTTGCCATTCCAGCCGCACCAAAAAATCAGTCGAAGTTTTGTATTGAAGATCAGGAACAAACTCCGTCATGGGGTTGCTATAATCAGAAGCCTATCCCAATCAAAATTGgcggtgatgaagatgacaggACAATCGACTTTTACAGCGATCCGTTACCCAAAACATTGACGTATGGTGCACAGGCACCGTTTTTCACAGAACCTTCAATGCCGCTCAAACTAGTGATGGATACGACAGACCTCAGTCTTGGACCCGCTCTGTCTTTTTTCACGTTCTTTGACAAACTAGTGGTGGTCCCGGAAGATACATTTTCGTCGTCCGATGTATCGAAGCGGTCTGTTTCAGAAAATGATGTACTCGCCGGCATACATCGTAAACGCTCAAGTGACATCGGAGACCGACCGTGGTTCTGCTGGTGGAATGGCACATCTATGGAATTTTTCCTTTACCTTAACCAGACAACCAGAGACTGGCGGTCTGATCACGACTCGGCCACCAAAACTTCCTCAAAGGATTCTCCGACACGGCGATCAGATGCTCCACTGCCAAATTATGATCGCAGGATTAAAATTGACGAAAAGCGAGATAACGCGGACGCCCAATCCCCGTACTGCCAGCAAATGCAAGTCATGCGCGACGGCTCAATTGAGTCGGTATCCACCGATACGATTGGAATCAGCGTGAATGAACCGACGGCGACAACCACGGTCAAGGGCTCTGGAGGCGCAACTCAAACATATACGGCAAAGGTACAATATCAGAGTGTATGTTATTGTGCTTCATTAACCGACTAG
- a CDS encoding uncharacterized protein (COG:S;~EggNog:ENOG410PFUZ;~InterPro:IPR023582): MAATQVQAILRFLSQDAKVPLATAMGKANDLIKADLTTPESISKGELQTLQGIFKDDKIAKQVLNAAKNISKKRAAPTETTKASPQKKSKASSQADDTTTPFATEKALALPVSSASEEELSNIVLLTNRAPLVLAFAVCVLKYTMPEQPISSRLSLAQAVVSANSRSKAVSLGLESGQPAEQEGWGEGQPVIRVLGRDVKVLKRWDYDPREGQSQSTQRSQNREVVPDDILGQHPPGGSESSPPLWGVDTEALKRPQSGRSDAAITSEKTLPIHTPQSARSYLLRSFVRTPSGNNENQIPSKKKSNVLVEAEKTDCLSQLLQCIDLVCRSWASALSVDELDGRAWAWYVRVRPSVQSGIGGWGEKGAVKLSEILALKRHS, encoded by the exons ATGGCTGCTACTCAAGTGCAGGCAATCCTCCGGTTCCTTTCTCAAGACGCCAAAGTGCCGTTGGCGACCGCAATGGGAAAAGCCAACGATCTTATCAAGGCCGATCTCACAAC ACCTGAAAGTATATCCAAGGGAGAACTCCAGACGCTACAGGGGATATTCAAAGACGACAAGATCGCAAAGCAAGTGCTTAACGCCGCTAAGAATATATCTAAGAAACGCGCTGCGCCAACAGAAACCACAAAAGCCTCCCCTCAAAAGAAGTCTAAAGCTTCCTCGCAAGCTGATGATACTACAACCCCATTCGCCACTGAAAAGGCACTGGCTCTTCCCGTTTCGTCtgccagcgaagaagagctcTCAAACATCGTATTGCTCACAAATAGGGCACCACTAGTGCTTGCCTTTGCAGTTTGTGTCTTGAAGTACACAATGCCTGAGCAACCGATATCGAGTAGGCTCAGCCTGGCTCAGGCTGTCGTCAGCGCCAATAGCCGCTCAAAAGCTGTCAGTTTGGGCCTTGAGAGTGGACAGCCCGCTGAACAGGAAGGCTGGGGCGAAGGTCAACCTGTGATTAGGGTCTTGGGTAGGGATGTCAAGGTACTAAAAAGGTGGGATTACGATCCTCGAGAGGGGCAGTCGCAGTCTACACAGCGGTCTCAGAATCGAGAGGTTGTACCTGATGATATACTAGGCCAACATCCTCCGGGCGGCTCTGAGTCTTCGCCGCCACTTTGGGGCGTTGATACCGAAGCATTAAAACGCCCGCAATCAGGTCGTTCCGATGCAGCTATTACATCGGAGAAGACGCTCCCGATACATACTCCGCAGTCAGCACGCTCATATCTGTTGAGATCATTCGTAAGAACGCCTAGTGGGAACAACGAAAATCAGATTCCGTCCAAAAAAAAGAGCAATGTACTGGTCGAGGCAGAAAAGACAGACTGCTTGAGCCAGCTTTTGCAATGCATTGACTTGGTGTGTCGATCATGGGCGTCCGCTTTGAGTGTGGACGAACTGGATGGACGTGCTTGGGCTTGGTACGTCCGTGTTAGACCTTCTGTCCAAAGTGGGAtaggaggatggggagagaaaggagctGTGAAACTGTCGGAGATCCTGGCCTTGAAGAGGCACTCGTAA